In the Hevea brasiliensis isolate MT/VB/25A 57/8 chromosome 8, ASM3005281v1, whole genome shotgun sequence genome, TTTCTCCAAGAGCACCAGGCGTCGCCTGAAGAAGAAGTCGGGGCCTCCGTCTCCACCAGTACTcgcaccacctcctcctccactgTTGAGGGCAGCATCACCGCCGCAGCATTTGATTGATGGcagtactaataataataataataataataatagtttgaCTGCGGGGACGGTGGCGAAGGCGAAGAAGAAGGCTGGAGGGGCGAGGCTGTGGATGAGGTTTGATAGGTTTGGGATTTCGGAGCTGATGGAATGTGACAAAAGCACAATTATTAAGCGAGTGGCAATTCCTGCTAGGGATTTGAGGATTCTTGGCCCTGTCTTCTCCCACTCCTCCAATATTCTTGGTAAAGATACgatttttgttttgaatttgATCGTATAGAATTCGTTTATTTTTGCTTGGAATTATCGATTATTATTTTTGTTGCGAAATTCTAGTAAAATAAGAGTTATGGTTTGAGATCAAGTCCTTCACTGTGAGGCAAAATGATGATGGAAGTCAGAATACAGTAGTTTTCAAAATATGTTggtaaacttaataaaatgatcAATAAAAAAAGCAAACCTACTGGCCAGCAAATGGAACATATATGAAATTGAATGTTTGATTTGTTTGTGCTTCCTATATTATTTGCAGAAATTCTATTGAGTTTTGATATAGCTACAACTATACCTTTTTTCCTTCAGACATTTGctagttttaatatttttatagggTCTAGAAAGTGATGGAATGGCTTATATTTCAGAAATTGTGAGATAAACTGATTTTACACTCTCTGTGTCTGAATTAATAACAAAATTTTCGTAAGAACATGTACAATTTGTTTCCTTGAATGAGTTGATTAATCATTTTGCATAATTTGAATTTTAGCTTGTAATGGCTTTAAATGACATTCTGCATAGAAAATCAAATGGTGCATGTGGGTTACTAATTTATTTCTTCGTCTCCTGCATCTTTAACATTTATGGGGTAGTATCTCATGTTACCTAATTTTGCCAGGTTTCTCAGAAACACCATGATTTATCTTGAAtcaaaatttgcatttttctttcAGTTGTTGAATATTATTTTTACCTTTTCACATTGGTGAAAAAGGTGTAATCTAATTTTGTCTTTACTCTTTGCAGCCAGGGAGAAAGCCATGGTTGTCAATCTAGAGTTTATAAGGGCTATAGTTACAGCTGAAGAAGTCCTGATTTTGGATCCTCTATGTCAAGAGGTTCTTCCATTTGTGGACCAGCTCAGACAACAAATTCCTCTTAAAAGGCCATTTAATACCCAGGGAGCAGGTCATCCAGATATCCAAGATAATGAAATGCACATTTCAACAGGTGGGCAGTGGTTACCTGTTCCAGAAGCTGTTGAAGGTTTGCAATGTGAGCTTCCTTTTGAGTTTCAGGTTCTGGAAATTGCATTGGAGGTTGTTTGCACATATTTGGACTCCAATGTGGCAGACCTAGAGAGAGATGCTTATCCTGTTTTGGATGAACTAGCCAGGAATGTTAGCACCAAGAATCTTGAACATGTTCGAAGTTTGAAAAGCAATCTCACACGTCTGCTTGCACGTGTGCAAAAGGTGTTTTggattaattcttttttttttttttcttcctctagTTATTGTACTTGCATGGATTCATCTAGTTATGTGGTGGATATatataatgcaatcaatgatgaaaATGAAACTTGATTTACAAAAGAAAGggcaaatttttttttatgatgtgATGCCTGCCAACCAACCCATCCATAAACATGAAGTGTAGTCACCTATTATCTACATCTTCCTTTGAACTGCATCCAAAAACTCATATCCTTTATCTAAAATCAGTAGCATCATGCATGATTTTTGGACTTACTGTTTTTATATTTTGGATGATACTTGGTCTGCAGATGCTTTTCTTCCTGTTAGTTTATGGAGTTGTATTGTACATTATAAGAATTGTTTATTGGATTTAGATGATATCATCAACATTGAAAAGCTCTATGTGAAGGTAGAGGTGTGCAATTGGTCAGTTCGGTtcccaaaaaaagaaaaaaaaaagaacttcaTAAATATCTGACCCGAACGAACTGATAATATAGGCATAACCTATCAGTTCTTCTACAAACAAACAGCTCACTAAATGCTTCTATTTCATTGATTCATCCCAACAAAACAGAGAAAACCATTCTAACACACAAGATAAAGAATCATTTCAATGAattaaacacaatcaatttctacaatcatcccaatcaatttcaacaatcaAACAAAATAGATCTTGCAATTTCAACAAACAATACagattcaataattaattaaaaatttaaaatgacttCAACAATCATATTAATATGAGGTGACGAGAAGAGGTGACTTGTGAGGGCGAGGCACTCATGTAGAGGCATGAGAGCATACAGATTCGAGATGAGAACACATCGAGAACGAGAACATCGGCTTCGTTCATGACTCTCATATAGCTTAATACGAAACAATCTCTTTGTGACTGGTTCTGTTTGTCTTCGACAGAGAGATGCCAGTACTGTGCAGCGGTGTTGAGGGATGAGGTGGATGGAGGATTAGTGGGTGATAGTGGCAATGGTGCCAAGGGGCAAGGCGGACAAAGAGTGAGAGATAGCTGAGAGGAGGaagaggaggggggggggggtgggggggtgGGGGGGTGGGGGGTTGGGTGGTTGTGGGTGGTGAGCGGGGTGTAGGGGGTCAATGGATCTGTGAGACTCAGACAGACGACAGAACCTCGGTGGAGGAGAAGGCATAGGTGCGGGAGCAGAGAGTGAGAGGCGATGAGGTAGTGGTCGAGGGACAATATAATTGAGGGCAGCTAGGTTTTCAATGAAGCAGAGAGCTGAGGACAAGAGATGAGAATTAAGGAAGAACAAGGGTGGGCGGCTGAAAGGTTTGACGGGTTAGGGTTCATTTCATAAGGTtatatgtgtttggtttggtttggtttggtttttcgGTTTGTTAATGATTTAACCAAACCTATCGGAAGCGAAAATCGAAATTACCTAAAACCGAACCGCATTGATTAAACTGAAAAATAAAACTGAACCGGTTCGGGTTTAACTGGAAACTGAACAGCCCTATGTGAAGGAAGTTAGGATCCTAGTATGTGGTATTAATTGCTTTGCTTGTGGCATATGTTTTTGAAATGAAGTGTTGGAAGCAGAAAATATCCGTCCGTAAATTGGCTATTTAAAGGACTTAGGGTTGTTCTCACCCCTTATAGGCAGATTTTTCTTATTTGGGCTTGTAATTGATAGTATATTTTGCAGGAAGCAAGCAGGGGATTACATTTCTGCTTATGAACTGTGAAAAGTACACAAAAGTTTATTGCTTACTATAAACCTTCTATTGCCCATCTTTGGTGTTTGTTGATTGCTTCTGAAAATTGCCCAATCTCCCTTTTGAGTGAAAATCTTTCTCAATGAAAGCTTTGATAGTTGCAGTAGACCCTTTTTTTTCTGGTGTGGTTTGTGAGGCTTTATCTTTGTCCAGTCAGAATCTTCTTCTTTGGTTTCTTAGGGATTATCTGGGATTGCGCGTGCAGTTGGCATCACTGTTTTCTCAATAAATTACTATTCCAAATATCTGCTCATATTGTCACTTAGTTTTTGTGGATCATGCATGCTTGGGCATCTCAATTAATTACTAGTCCAGATGCATGGACGTATTGTCTTGATATAGAATAAGAAAGCCTTTGGCATGATGCCTTGTTTCACATCTGTCgagtcttgcattttcttttctcagGAACTTAGAATCAGTAACTTAGGCGCTTAGCAGAATGCTTTTGGTTATCATATCTTGTATTGGAAAGTGTCAATTTGCACTCAGCTGTTGGCAACTTGGCATGCAAAAACTGTTGATGCATCTTAATAAGTTTATATTGCCTAGTTACTGAATGAGCAAGTGATTATTTCTGCCATCTtgctttcttctctctcttttctttaatGTATGAAAACTCATGCAAATGTCTTAATTAAGTTAACTACAGAGGTTTTTTTCTCCTTAAAATTTTTATCTGGTGAAAAATCTTGATGTTAGTGATTAAGTTGATGAGCATTTCTTAAATTATGCGCATTCTTTTTATgcttttttttatgtattattatGATTTCAATATGATGCATTTGGATTTTGGAGAGATAAAGTTTGCTGTGAAAGTGTTAAATGATTTTTATGTGGGAAACAAGAATTCCTGGAGTGCAATGACTGATACTGCTGCAACATGCTTATTTTTTTGTTTTAGTTTTACTGAGAATCGCTTATCTGTTCCATATCAGGTGAGGGATGAAATTGAACATCTATTAGATGATAATGAAGATATGGCAGATTTATATTTGACAAGGAAGTGGGTGCAGAATCAGCAATCTGAGGCTTTATTGGGAACTGCAGCTTCAAATAGCATTATCACTTTTACCCCTCATCTCCGCCGACTTAATTCTAGTCACAGTGCAAGTCAGGTGACAGGCAGCATTGATGAAAATGATGTGGAGGAATTGGAGATGTTGCTTGAAGCATATTTTATGCAGTTGGATGGAACACGTAACAAGATCTTGTCTGTGAGTATTTTGCCCTTTGTTTATTAAATTCAGTTATTCTAATTAGTTAATTGATAATATTTAGGGCAACTGGAATTTTTTTTCTCTTGCTTTATTGAACATACAGGTTCGTGAGTATATTGATGACACAGAAGACTATGTCAACATCCAACTAGATCAGCAGCGAAATGAACTCATTCAACTTCAGCTGACATTAACTATTGCATCATTTGCAATAGCGTTGGATACCTTAATAGCATCGTTCTTTGGCATGAATATCCCTTGTCGATTGTACAAAATGAATGGGGTATTTGGGTACTTTGTTGGAAGTACTTCAGCAGGATGTTTCTTGGTTTTCCTGCTGGTTCTAGGATATGCTAGATGGAAGAAATTGCTTGGTACATAAAGTCTAGCTTATTTCAACAACAGCATGCACTACATATTTGGGATTCATGCAAGTAATTGCTTACTAGTCCTGGTAAATGCGAAGTCGTCTGAGGTGTATAATTAGGAGGTGGCGCAGCCAATCTGTATCAAATGCTCCTCCTCTGTTTTTTAATGATGAAATGCACTGAAATTATGATTTCAGGCAAATAAACCCCTctagtttttttgtttttttttttcaacttgttTCTCAGACTAATTCAGTCCTATTTCAGTTCACTCTCTCTCCATGAGCTGAATCACTAGTTCCGGCCTAGAATCAGCCTGGACAGGTGGCCAGGCCTAGCTGGCGCTGTTGTACAGAAAATAAGACGTTTAGTGATCCCATACCTGAAGATAGCACCCGGTTTACAGGCTGTGGCATCAGTGGTTCTGTTCATGAACTGAGTAAGGGAGAAACTGGTCTGATAAGAAATATTTGGCATTAACTGGACTCTCAGATTCTAATGTTGTAGCATAAACTAGTAAGGAGATCCCAAGGCTGCAGCTGAAGATGGGAAGAAGAGAAGCTCAACTCTATGCACTCCTCGTTTCACCCGGAGAAAAATGGCTATTGTTTGAGTGGGTATGGCACATATTGGCAACTAGCGTGGGGATGTAGAGAGAGACGATGAAAATCTCAAGAAAAGAAGGGCGGACTTGGGCAAGCTCAAAGTGCCATGAGGCTCATGTTGCGTTCTCTATCTTATGCTTCTTCCATTTTGTGCTCTCTTTGTCGATAACTTTTACCATGGAGATTGTGGAGATTGAATTGTTTGTTTCTCCAGCTTAGCACCAAGCAGTTGTTATATGTGGCAACTGATTCCTTCATTGAGAATGGACGTTTCCCTGTATAATTAATATACCCAGTATAGTTTCGAGGTGGTTTTATCCAGTATAGGCCTCACTTGTGGATCCTTGCTTCCCCAGTTGGAGAAAATCAGAAGATGCCTCCCCGCATGTACCTGCAGAGAGATATTTAGCAAAATCCTCAGCTGCTAGCAGATAGCGAATCCTATCAATTTTATGATAATCGTCcgtcttttattcattttttttttccaattatcTAACGAAGTTAAGTAGATTATGTAAAAACACAAGGAGGCATAGGCCTATTATTgagttttaattataaaataggataaactataatttagtgtatgaaatttatttaaatctATAACTTagttcttataattttaaaattaagcaatttaatttttaacttttaataaaCTTATAAGTTAGTTTTTGATGttaagattttaattaaattatcattaattctaataaaaattatcaaaatgCCTTCACtcaattttaatatgaaaataaCTTAATCATcgaggttatatatatatatatatatatatatatatatatatatatatatatatatatatatatatatatataataagtaacatttaagaattaaattgtaaaatatgtaaatttttttataattaactaaattttttgaggaccttaaaataattaatttataattttaataattataatttaaatttaatttttttaatttaatgatactattttttaaaactatagataattattaataaagtaaaatcttaaaaattaaattatctataaaataaaatttaagaattgaattattttcaaattaaaaataaaattaaaaatattttaatcatcTTCACTCAAAATAATAGTAAGTTAACAAAAATTCTTAACAGCAggactaatttaattttaaaattataggcTATAAATTATAGATTTAAGTAAATTTTAGGAAAAAAATTATAGTTTAACCTATAAAATATTATTctataatttacctagaaaaacgGTGCGCATTTCATCTCTCTGAAAACGGTGGCGCGTAATAATGGTCTACATCAGCCTATCCTGCGTGAGTAAAGTGCACGCAAATGTAtgcataattatattttaaaggtTTAGCATTAAATTTATTGAAAAGAATGATAAATTAGTACTTAGCTGATAaataatcaaatataaataacATATAACAACTAATACATTATCTTATATGAGAATAAAAAAAATACtccttttaataaaaataattattattttatattattaaataagtaattgtcttaattaatatatatataatataagttaGAACCTATATAAACAATAATGTTTGCATTGAATAGTTATATTGAGATTTACGTAAAATCGATTAAGGTGTATATAGGGATAGCCACATTTCAGAAATTACTGTTTACGATTTTTAAATTATTGATTTAAGTTCAATGAAATCATGGATAGTTTGAGAGATAGTTTTTAAACTGCTAGTTCTGCTTCAAGTTTCAATTGAAAATGGTTTGAATGGTGGTTTGAAtggtaatttaaaaaataatagtttAAGATGATTTGAAGGGTAGTttggataaaaaaattaaagaaaaatttaattgatttataattaagttatatttataaaaaaattttaatatttcttagaaatctttttaattaaaataaaataaaaataataataataataaaattaatttatatttaggaAAACTAACTTgagtttaattaaaaaattagagatagaattaatttttttaaagaaattaaaaaagtgcatgaatttaattttatttatatattttctttgaACTTAGAGGAATCAAAGTTTTTAGTTCTATTGCTCGTTCCTTTTCTAAAAATGTATGatcaaatttaataattagaaaaaaaaatataagagaaaaaaaataaagggtattggaaaatttattgaggatataaaataataatagagtaattaagatagtattgaaaattttagtgaagtataaaaataataaaataagaaaaatgaaagagtattaagaattaaagagaatataAGAATAATTGTGAGTAGAATttgatatttatataaatgaattatgaGTGAGtgagatatttatttattttttatttaaatcaccgATTAGTCCAACTCGGAATCGATGGTTCAATTTGATTCAAAACTATTGATTCACGATTTTCTAAAAGGTATGAATTTAAACCAAACTGTAGAATGACAGTTTCAATCTGATTCAAAATCAGTTTAAGGTTTGATTGAATTTGATTCGGTTTTGACCAAATTATTTTTAGTTCGATTTCAATTTAAAAACAAGACCGTGGCAACCGTAAGTGTGTATATGATTAGATAATGGATGTAtaacaaaatttaatttaagggATTGTTAGATTATTATAATACAAAAAATATTAATGTTAGGTTTAAATGCTCCAATTAAAATATATAGTCTAAGTTTAGTAATATCTTTATATTGATTATATGTAATTAATTAGCATTGAATACTTCCCAACAAGTGTCCTTAATTAATAGTTTAGTTCAAAATTTTCCAACATGGTAATGGGTTTAAAGGAACTATTAAGTTCCTTTTGTAGCAAGTGAAAATTACTCTAagattgaactttttttttttctctattattcatttaaattaatttcaaactatTTTGGATTAATTATatgaattcattttctttattttttttttaagtttgagctatattaaaaaaaaaaaattctatttattttatgaaaaatatcttTCAAAAATTATTAGCAGAATAAAAAGGGTAAAAAAGACCAAGTAGAAAGTCAATTGGATGGAAGAATCCCAAAGCATAAACAATGGAGCAATTAATAAGGCAATTTGCATCCCTAAAATCCCCCCTTGGACACAGGTTTGGTTGATGGGCAATGAGCAAACAAAACCTCACAACCCAATAGGGGATGTTAAAGAAGGATATATGTTGGATTTTATAGGTGTGTGGGGGAGAATTACTTGGCTTCATCCACTTGTTTATTAAAAAACCCAATTAACATCATTTTTGAACAACTTGCTCATATTTTAAGTGTAATTAACTCAACCTTCCTCGTATTGGG is a window encoding:
- the LOC110653888 gene encoding magnesium transporter MRS2-4, giving the protein MGRGSSIFSKSTRRRLKKKSGPPSPPVLAPPPPPLLRAASPPQHLIDGSTNNNNNNNNSLTAGTVAKAKKKAGGARLWMRFDRFGISELMECDKSTIIKRVAIPARDLRILGPVFSHSSNILAREKAMVVNLEFIRAIVTAEEVLILDPLCQEVLPFVDQLRQQIPLKRPFNTQGAGHPDIQDNEMHISTGGQWLPVPEAVEGLQCELPFEFQVLEIALEVVCTYLDSNVADLERDAYPVLDELARNVSTKNLEHVRSLKSNLTRLLARVQKVRDEIEHLLDDNEDMADLYLTRKWVQNQQSEALLGTAASNSIITFTPHLRRLNSSHSASQVTGSIDENDVEELEMLLEAYFMQLDGTRNKILSVREYIDDTEDYVNIQLDQQRNELIQLQLTLTIASFAIALDTLIASFFGMNIPCRLYKMNGVFGYFVGSTSAGCFLVFLLVLGYARWKKLLGT